Proteins from a single region of Choloepus didactylus isolate mChoDid1 chromosome 10, mChoDid1.pri, whole genome shotgun sequence:
- the RRAGA gene encoding ras-related GTP-binding protein A: MPNTAMKKKVLLMGKSGSGKTSMRSIIFANYIARDTRRLGATIDVEHSHVRFLGNLVLNLWDCGGQDTFMENYFTSQRDNIFRNVEVLIYVFDVESRELEKDMHYYQSCLEAILQNSPDAKIFCLVHKMDLVQEDQRDLIFKEREEDLRRLSRPLECACFRTSIWDETLYKAWSSIVYQLIPNVQQLEMNLRNFAQIIEADEVLLFERATFLVISHYQCKEQRDVHRFEKISNIIKQFKLSCSKLAASFQSMEVRNSNFAAFIDIFTSNTYVMVVMSDPSIPSAATLINIRNARKHFEKLERVDGPKHSLLMR, from the coding sequence ATGCCAAATACAGCCATGAAGAAAAAGGTGCTATTGATGGGAAAGAGCGGGTCGGGGAAAACCAGCATGAGGTCGATTATCTTTGCAAATTATATTGCTCGCGACACCCGGCGCCTAGGTGCCACCATTGACGTGGAGCACTCCCACGTCCGATTTCTGGGGAACCTTGTTCTGAACCTGTGGGACTGTGGCGGTCAAGACACCTTTATGGAAAACTACTTCACCAGCCAGCGAGACAACATCTTCCGTAATGTCGAGGTTTTGATTTACGTGTTTGACGTGGAGAGCCGCGAACTGGAAAAGGACATGCATTACTACCAGTCATGTCTGGAGGCCATCCTCCAGAACTCGCCAGATGCCAAGATCTTTTGCCTGGTGCACAAAATGGATCTGGTTCAGGAGGATCAGCGTGACTTGATTTTTAAAGAGCGAGAGGAAGACCTGAGGCGTTTGTCTCGCCCCCTGGAGTGCGCTTGTTTTCGAACATCCATCTGGGATGAAACGCTGTACAAAGCCTGGTCCAGTATTGTCTATCAGCTGATTCCTAACGTTCAGCAGCTAGAGATGAACCTAAGGAATTTTGCCCAAATTATTGAGGCCGATGAAGTTCTGCTGTTCGAGAGAGCTACGTTCTTGGTTATTTCCCATTATCAATGCAAAGAGCAGCGTGACGTCCACCgatttgagaagatcagcaacaTCATTAAGCAGTTCAAGCTGAGTTGCAGTAAGTTGGCCGCTTCTTTCCAGAGTATGGAAGTTAGGAATTCTAACTTCGCCGCTTTCATCGACATCTTCACATCAAACACGTACGTGATGGTTGTTATGTCGGATCCATCGATCCCTTCTGCAGCTACTTTGATCAACATTCGCAATGCCAGGAAACACTTTGAGAAGCTGGAGAGAGTCGATGGTCCTAAGCATAGTCTCCTTATgcgttga